A region of Asterias amurensis chromosome 20, ASM3211899v1 DNA encodes the following proteins:
- the LOC139952289 gene encoding large ribosomal subunit protein uL15m-like — MAATMGSSGVQRALEMIRNLPRVALNNIKDNPGARTKHKLRGRGQHGGNSSGRGKRGQVMRGTLPRIGFEGGQMPFYLRIPKYPYYKSHHLKREYLPVSLSKLQYLIDVGRINPDEPVDVTTFVNAGELNIDIYKKQYGIHLTEEGADTFKAQVNIEVQWATELTLAAIERRGGVIHLGFYDLQSLDALAHPLVFFNRGKPIPKRALPPKDAVPFYTDSSNRGYLADPDKIRLAKAALAGKFGYILPDLTTDPKREMLKMMKDPRQVFFGLQPGWIVNLTDKTILKPTDEQLIKYFRS; from the exons ATGGCGGCGACCATGGGAAGCTCGGGTGTTCAGCGTGCGTTGGAAATGATAAGAAATCTGCCAAGGGTTGCACTTAATAACATCAAAGACAACCCTGGAGCTCGAACTAAG CATAAACTACGAGGGCGTGGTCAGCATGGAGGAAACTCAAGTGGGCGTGGCAAAAGAGGACAAGTCATGAGGGGGACATTGCCTCGTATTGGATTTGAAGGGGGTCAGATGCCATTTTACTTAAGAATACCTAAGTACCCCTACTACAAAAGTCATCA tttgaaGAGAGAATACTTGCCAGTGTCCCTTTCTAAGCTTCAGTATTTGATTGATGTGGGAAGAATCAACCCAGACGAGCCAGTAGATGTAACAACATTTGTGAATGCAGGAGAGCTTAATATTGATATTTACAAGAAGCAGTATGGCATTCATCTGACTGAGGAG GGGGCAGACACCTTCAAGGCACAGGTGAACATTGAGGTTCAGTGGGCAACAGAGCTTACGCTGGCAGCCATCGAGCGCAGAGGTGGAGTCATCCATCTGGGATTTTATGACCTTCAAAGCCTGGATGCTCTGGCCCATCCCCTTGTGTTCTTCAACAGAGGGAAGCCCATTCCCAAACGGGCCCTACCCCCAAAGGATGCTGTTCCATTCTACACCGATTCCAGCAATCGTGGATACTTGGCTGACCCAGATAAGATTCGACTAGCAAAAGCAGCTTTAGCTGGGAAGTTCGGCTACATTCTGCCTGATTTAACCACAGATCCGAAGAGAGAAATGTTGAAGATGATGAAGGATCCTAGACAAGTGTTTTTTGGCCTTCAACCTGGTTGGATTGTTAATCTGACAGACAAGACTATTCTAAAGCCAACTGATGAACAACTTATCAAGTATTTCAGGTCATGA
- the LOC139952282 gene encoding PITH domain-containing protein 1-like: MSGHGHSHGGCSGGHDHDPPDRGAEFSLYTKIDIERVECLNEVIDASGKLVFKAWDERLDTDKYVESDDDEELLFNIPFTGNVKLKGVIVIGGNEESHPSEMKLYKNQPNMTFDDTRSEPDQVFEMHRDTSGIIEYNTKIARFSNVNHLSIHFSKNFGAETSTVYYIGLRGEFTEAQRQGVMIVQYEAYANPKDHKTSMRDNVQHEIS, translated from the exons ATGTCTGGACATGGACACAGTCACGGGGGATGTTCAGGTGGTCATGACCACGACCCTCCTGACAGAGGAGCAGAGTTTTCACTTTACACAAAGATCGACATCGAGCGGGTTGAGTGTTTGAACGAGGTCATAGATGCTTCAGGAAAACTAGTCTTCAAAGCTTGGGATGAACGTCTTGATACTGACAAG TATGTTGAGAGTGATGACGATGAAGAACTACTTTTTAATATCCC aTTTACAGGTAATGTGAAGCTCAAGGGTGTGATTGTAATTGGCGGAAATGAAGAGAGTCATCCATCGGAAATGAAACT ATACAAGAACCAACCCAATATGACATTTGACGATACAAGGAGTGAGCCAGACCAGGTGTTTGAGATGCATCGAGATACATCTGGAATAATAGAATACAACACTAA AATTGCACGTTTCTCCAATGTGAACCATTTGTCAATTCACTTCTCAAAAAACTTTGGCGCAGAAACCTCCACAGTTTACTACATCGGGTTGAGAGGGGAATTTACAGAG GCGCAACGCCAGGGTGTCATGATTGTTCAATACGAAGCATACGCCAACCCAAAAGACCATAAGACATCAATGAGGGACAATGTTCAGCATGAAATCAGTTAA